A genomic region of Photobacterium swingsii contains the following coding sequences:
- the cysZ gene encoding sulfate transporter CysZ, which produces MQTHSPIKDPISGAGYFFRGLSLALEPGTRRFVLMPLLVNIILFGSAFGFVLSQLDQWITGWLTMLPEWLDWLSYLLWPLLAIATLVIFSYLFSTIANWIAAPFNGLLAEQLEAKLTGEKLPDTSVKDLLKDIPRIMHREWVKLKYYLPKALGLLILLWIPAVGQTVGPVLWFLFSAWMMTIQYADYPFDNHKVPFVSMRDALKVKRGKSLSFGSLVMLFTMTPILNLFVMPIAVCGATAMWVDHYRKDYAQS; this is translated from the coding sequence CTATTTCTTTCGCGGATTATCGCTGGCGTTAGAGCCCGGAACTCGCCGTTTTGTTCTGATGCCACTCTTAGTTAACATCATACTATTTGGTAGTGCTTTTGGTTTTGTCCTTTCTCAACTTGACCAATGGATCACAGGGTGGCTAACCATGCTGCCTGAATGGTTGGATTGGTTGAGCTACTTACTTTGGCCACTATTGGCTATTGCTACATTAGTGATTTTCTCTTACCTCTTTAGCACCATCGCAAATTGGATTGCCGCCCCTTTTAATGGCCTACTAGCTGAACAGTTAGAAGCCAAGTTAACCGGTGAAAAACTGCCTGATACCAGTGTAAAAGATCTGCTGAAGGATATACCGAGAATCATGCACCGCGAGTGGGTAAAGCTAAAATACTACCTACCTAAAGCGCTGGGGTTACTGATCTTGTTATGGATCCCTGCGGTTGGCCAAACCGTTGGTCCTGTACTGTGGTTTCTTTTCAGCGCATGGATGATGACGATTCAATATGCTGACTATCCGTTTGATAATCACAAAGTCCCGTTCGTATCGATGCGAGACGCACTAAAAGTGAAGCGTGGTAAGTCATTGAGCTTTGGTAGCCTCGTGATGCTATTTACCATGACCCCGATTCTTAATTTATTTGTGATGCCAATTGCCGTGTGTGGTGCAACTGCAATGTGGGTTGACCACTACCGAAAGGATTATGCTCAGTCGTAA